One segment of Brassica napus cultivar Da-Ae chromosome C3, Da-Ae, whole genome shotgun sequence DNA contains the following:
- the LOC106388938 gene encoding INO80 complex subunit B, whose translation MEPVYEGSTSTLSGFMDRRRRSPLIRRPRDIKGSLHSFTFKLGGGLTRTIQTNSEAGVYTKSTTDKVKGNVPEQKTMYLGEIHQSMTEKTKRGLKKRLLDQEQDSDDEEIRYLEKLKSKRLTRDYQTNMEDREHLSSDKHAVTERSKLRLGTVEEGSTSGHVPTTRTRAPTGSSPLEFPDGLPCLSSKRQKQKLSEVEQQSKKAEATQRRRMLSEKAAQEAEAEAIRKILGQDSGRKKKEEKIKKQQEERAQERATRASTLASNTVRLVIGQSGTTLTFSEDIGLPDIFKPITCSYPPTREKCVGPNCENSYKYRDSKSKLPLCSLNCYKAMQQPLIHC comes from the exons ATGGAGCCAGTCTATGAAGGTTCAACTTCTACCTTATCTGGCTTCATGGATAGGAGAAGGAGAAGCCCTCTGATTCGTCGACCTCGTGATATAAAAGGGAGCTTGCATAGTTTCACTTTCAAGCTTGGCGGTGGCCTTACTCGTACTATCCAAACCAACTCAGAGGCGGGTGTTTATACCAAATCCACCACG GATAAGGTAAAAGGGAATGTACCAGAGCAGAAAACTATGTATCTAGGAGAGATACATCAATCCATGACCGAAAAGACCAAACGAGGTCTTAAAAAACGTTTGTTGGATCAAGAACAAGATAGTGACGATGAGGAGATTAGATACCTCGAGAAGTTAAAGTCTAAAAGGCTCACAAGGGATTATCAGACAAACATGGAAGACAGAGAACATCTCTCATCAGACAAACATGCTGTTACTGAAAGGAGTAAGCTGCGGCTGGGAACGGTTGAGGAAGGATCAACGAGTGGACACGTTCCTACAACACGTACCCGGGCTCCCACCGGGTCAAGTCCTCTTGAGTTTCCTGATGGCTTACCTTGCCTTTCTTCTAAAA GACAAAAGCAAAAGCTGTCTGAGGTAGAGCAACAATCCAAGAAGGCTGAAGCTACACAGAGACGAAGAATGCTATCTGAAAAGGCTGCTCAAGAAGCTGAG GCTGAAGCTATCAGGAAGATACTTGGGCAAGACTCagggagaaagaagaaagaggagAAGATTAAGAAACAACAGGAAGAACGAGCTCAG GAGAGAGCTACAAGAGCAAGCACACTCGCATCAAACACTGTCAGATTAGTTATTGGTCAAAGTGGAACAACTTTGACGTTTTCTGAAGACATTGGTCTTCCAGATATCTTCAAGCCAATCACCTGCAG TTATCCTCCAACACGTGAGAAATGCGTGGGACCAAACTGTGAGAACTCGTACAAGTACAGGGACTCAAAGTCGAAGCTACCACTATGCAGTCTCAATTGTTACAAGGCTATGCAACAACCTTTGATTCATTGCTAA